The genomic region CGGTCTCGGTCGCCGCGACCAGCAGAAGGTTGCGGCAGTCCTCGCGCTCCGGCCACAGCCGGCTGCCCGGGACGCCCGCAAGGATGCCTTCCTGCGCGAGCTGTTCGACGACAGGGGCCGCCGGCACCGGCAGACGCAGCGTGATCTCGTTGAAGAAGCGCCGGTTCAGCACCTCCACACCGGCAAGCGGTGCAAGCGCGGCCCGCACGGCCGCCGCCCGCGCGTGGTTGAGGCGGGCGAGCCGGCGCAGGCCCTTTTCGCCCAGCAGCGTCATGTGGATCGTGAAGGCGAGTGCCGCCAGCCCCGAGTTCGTGCAGATGTTGGATGTCGCCTTCTCGCGGCGGATGTGCTGCTCGCGCGCGGCAAGCGTCAGCACGAAACCGCGGCGGCCGTCCGCATCCACCGTCTCGCCCACCAGCCGCCCGGGCATCTGCCGCACGAATTCCTTGCGCGTCGTGAACAGGCCGAGATGCGGGCCGCCGAAATTGAGCCCCACGCCCAGCGCCTGCCCTTCGCCGACGGCGATGTCGGCTCCGAAGCTGCCGGGCGGACGCAGCAGGCCCAGCGCCACGGGCTCCGTCGTCACCGTGACGACGAGGGCGCCCTTCTCATGCGCGCGCGCGGCCACCGCCGTCAGGTCGCTCACATGGCCGAAGACGTCCGGATACTGGAGAACGACACAGGCGGTCTCCTCGTCGATCGCGGCGATCACCGCCTGAAGATCGGCTTCCGGGTCCGCCGCATGGGGTGCCGAGGTGACGAGCGTCTCGCCGCGGAACCGGCTCATCGTCTCGATGACGGCCCGGTAATGGGGATGCAGATGGCCGGAAAGCACGGCCTTGCGCCTGTTGCGCTTCAGGCGCATGGCCATCAGCACGGCCTCGGCGGTGGCGGTGGCGCCGTCATACATGGAGGCGTTGGCCACCTCCATGCCGAAGAGCGCGGCCACCTGGCTCTGAAACTCGAACAGATAGGTCAGCGTGCCCTGGGCGATCTCCGGCTGATAGGGCGTGTAGGCGGTCAGGAACTCGCCGCGCTGGATGAGATGATCGACGCTGGCCGGGATGTGGTGGCGGTAGGCGCCCGCGCCGATGAAGAAGGGGTGCTCGAAGGCCGGCAGGTTGCGCCGGGCGAAGGCCCGGAAGCGGCGGTCGATCTCGAGCTCGCCCTCGCCCTCGGGCACACCGTCCAGCGCCGGGTTGAGGAGCGCGGCCGGCACGTCCCGGAACAGCTCGTCGACGCTCTCGACCCCGATGGCCGCGCACATCTGCTTGCGGTCGTCATCGGTCAGCGGCAGGTAGCGCATGGCGCCTCGACGTCCTTTCCCTTCTCGCGCCCGTGTCGGGCAGCCCTCAGCCCTCGAGCTCGGCGACGTAGGCCTTGTAGGCGTCCTCGTCCATGAGCGCGTCGAGCTCCGCCGGCTTGGCCGGCTTCATGCGGAAGAACCAGCCGTCCTCCATCGGGCTCGTGTTGACGAGGCCGGGCTCCTCCGGCAGCCGCTCGTTGACGGCGGTCACCGTGCCGGACAGCGGCGCATAGACCTCGCTCGCCGCCTTGACGGATTCCACGACGGCCGCCTCGTCTCCCTGCGCAAGCTCGCGTCCCACCTCCGGCAGCTCGACGAAGACGACATCGCCGAGCTGGCTCTGCGCATAGTCGGTGATGCCGACGACGGCCTCCTCACCCTCGAGCCGCACCCATTCATGCTCCTTCGTATAGCGGATCGTGCCCATGATGCGTTCCTCCTCCTGATGCGGTTTGCGCTAACCCTGGCGCCGATAGCGGTGCGGGACGAAGGGCAGCGCGACCACCTCGGCCGGCTCGCTACGCCCGCGGATGACGACGGAAAGCGCGGTGCCCGGCGCATCGCATCCGCGCGCGACATGGCCCATGGCGATCGGCTTGCCGAGGCAGGGAGAATAGCAGCCGCTGGTCACCCGACCCACGGTCCTGGCGCCATCCGCGCTGCGGATTTCCGTCCCTTCGCGCGCGATGGCGCGGCCCTCGATCAGCAGTCCCACGCGCCGGCGTGCGGGGCCTTCGGCCAGCGCCTTCAGGATCCGCCCGGCACCCGGGAAATCCGCGGCCTCGCGCCGGGCCTTCGCGATGGTGAAGGCGAGATCGGCTTCCACCGGATCGGTCGTCTCGTCGATGTCATGGCCGTAGAGGCACAGGCCGGCCTCGAGTCTGAGCGAATCGCGGGCGCCGAGCCCGGCCGGTGCCACCGCCTCATGAGCGAGAAGCGTCCGCGCCAGCCGCTCGGCCGCGCCGGCCGGGACCGAGATCTCGAAGCCGTCCTCGCCGGTGTAGCCGGAACGCGAGATCCAGATTTCCTCGCCCTCCCATGCGAAACGCCCCCACTGCATGAAGGCCAGCGCGGCCGCAGCGGGGACGAGGGCGGCGAGCGCCTCTTCGGCCCGTGGCCCCTGGAGCGCGATGAGTGCCCGCTCGTCATGGCGGGTGATCGCGACGTCGGCGCCGATGCGCCGTTCGAGATGCGCAAGGTCCACCTCCTTGCGCG from Rhodothalassiaceae bacterium harbors:
- a CDS encoding aminomethyltransferase: MADGTDLKSTPLRALHEELGARMVPFAGYAMPLQYRAGIIAEHLHTRSAAGLFDVSHMGQVTIRARMPGEDPARALERLVPSRLVTLAPGRMRYTVLLNDEGGIIDDLIVTRTDAPDGALFAVVNAARKEVDLAHLERRIGADVAITRHDERALIALQGPRAEEALAALVPAAAALAFMQWGRFAWEGEEIWISRSGYTGEDGFEISVPAGAAERLARTLLAHEAVAPAGLGARDSLRLEAGLCLYGHDIDETTDPVEADLAFTIAKARREAADFPGAGRILKALAEGPARRRVGLLIEGRAIAREGTEIRSADGARTVGRVTSGCYSPCLGKPIAMGHVARGCDAPGTALSVVIRGRSEPAEVVALPFVPHRYRRQG
- the gcvPA gene encoding putative glycine dehydrogenase (decarboxylating) subunit 1; translated protein: MRYLPLTDDDRKQMCAAIGVESVDELFRDVPAALLNPALDGVPEGEGELEIDRRFRAFARRNLPAFEHPFFIGAGAYRHHIPASVDHLIQRGEFLTAYTPYQPEIAQGTLTYLFEFQSQVAALFGMEVANASMYDGATATAEAVLMAMRLKRNRRKAVLSGHLHPHYRAVIETMSRFRGETLVTSAPHAADPEADLQAVIAAIDEETACVVLQYPDVFGHVSDLTAVAARAHEKGALVVTVTTEPVALGLLRPPGSFGADIAVGEGQALGVGLNFGGPHLGLFTTRKEFVRQMPGRLVGETVDADGRRGFVLTLAAREQHIRREKATSNICTNSGLAALAFTIHMTLLGEKGLRRLARLNHARAAAVRAALAPLAGVEVLNRRFFNEITLRLPVPAAPVVEQLAQEGILAGVPGSRLWPEREDCRNLLLVAATETVRDEDIAALAGALGRALEAG
- the gcvH gene encoding glycine cleavage system H protein; the encoded protein is MGTIRYTKEHEWVRLEGEEAVVGITDYAQSQLGDVVFVELPEVGRELAQGDEAAVVESVKAASEVYAPLSGTVTAVNERLPEEPGLVNTSPMEDGWFFRMKPAKPAELDALMDEDAYKAYVAELEG